The Myxococcota bacterium genome has a segment encoding these proteins:
- a CDS encoding 4Fe-4S dicluster domain-containing protein, producing MPELDRRDFLKLVGLGAGTAAAAGCSDPIEDLVPYVVQPETVTPGIPTFYASTCRECAAACGLHVRTREGRPIKLEGNPEHPINQGRLCARGQAGIGRTYHPDRYAGPMARSGDALAPTSWSEAEAKLAEAVKAAPGRTWVLGASRGPTIDGIVDAVVAGAGLGGRVVYSTFDGTALRGATEQVFGIAATPLFDLSSADLVLDFGSDFLGTGSSPVEHAAQLAEARDIAKHPDGGAKLVAIGPRLTLTASNAERWIPASAGSEGALALALAKAVASRRGVMDAALDAALAKAPSLSAVATAADVDAHALETLAADLASAGAAVAMPPGPAASGTNAVAANAAVLLLNAVVGAVGSRVRIPAQPDPAPNASYAEVQRLVDAMSAGHVAVLVVHDANPLYSLPASSGFAQALAKVGTVVSLAPLADETSQAAHLVLPDHTPLESWGDAAPRAGVRSLVQPTVRPLQDTKAIGDVFLALGRALGADVPAGDTRSILEAAWGGAASLRQALARGGRFGASDAGGATVQPSAAAAVSAPSTLSGRGEYTLVAYPHSTIGDGSGAALPWMQEIPDPVTKLSWRSWAEVSKATATSLGLKFGDIVEVTTDAGAIELPVYPRGGVRDDVVAIAVGQGHTVGHYASLAGDGQPGVARGASVIAVLPAATDEKGGRAWLATKASLRRTGAFQRIALSQWTDNQRGRGLAPTVSLAALAGHDDHHGGHHELLVPYDRGQDAHPDEPYRWGMTIDNDRCTGCSACIAACYVENNVAIVGEANALKHREMTWIRIERYVGDGDREGGEERRPVPDREELGRTDVRHAPMLCQHCGAAPCESVCPVIATYHSPDGLNGMIYNRCVGTRYCANNCVYKVRRFNYFDYGNDNWPGLLSLMLNPDVTVRQQGVMEKCTFCVQRIHLAKQPRKDAGQILQDGDVVTACQQSCPTGAITFGNTRDAKAAVNAKAKQADKRAYHSLHVLNTRPGITYLAQVTRDSEESHA from the coding sequence ATGCCCGAACTCGATCGTCGCGATTTCCTGAAGCTCGTCGGACTCGGAGCCGGCACCGCCGCCGCGGCGGGTTGCTCCGATCCCATCGAGGACCTCGTCCCGTACGTCGTGCAACCGGAGACGGTGACGCCCGGGATCCCGACGTTCTACGCGTCCACCTGCCGCGAGTGCGCGGCGGCGTGCGGCCTGCACGTGCGCACGCGCGAGGGGCGGCCGATCAAGCTCGAGGGCAATCCCGAGCACCCGATCAACCAGGGCAGGCTCTGCGCGCGCGGCCAGGCGGGCATCGGCCGCACCTATCATCCCGATCGCTACGCCGGCCCGATGGCGCGCAGCGGCGACGCGCTCGCGCCGACGTCGTGGAGCGAGGCCGAGGCGAAGCTCGCCGAGGCCGTGAAGGCCGCGCCCGGCCGCACGTGGGTGCTCGGCGCGTCGCGCGGCCCGACGATCGACGGGATCGTCGACGCCGTCGTCGCCGGCGCGGGCCTCGGCGGTCGCGTCGTCTACTCGACCTTCGACGGCACCGCGCTCCGCGGCGCGACGGAGCAGGTGTTCGGCATCGCGGCGACGCCGCTCTTCGACCTCTCGAGCGCCGACCTCGTCCTCGACTTCGGCTCGGACTTCCTCGGCACCGGATCGTCGCCCGTCGAGCACGCCGCGCAGCTCGCCGAGGCGCGCGACATCGCGAAGCACCCCGACGGCGGCGCGAAGCTGGTCGCGATCGGGCCTCGCCTCACGCTCACCGCGAGCAACGCGGAGCGCTGGATCCCGGCGTCGGCCGGCAGCGAGGGTGCGCTCGCGCTCGCGCTCGCGAAGGCCGTCGCGAGCCGCCGCGGCGTGATGGACGCGGCGCTCGACGCCGCGCTCGCGAAGGCGCCGTCGCTCTCGGCCGTCGCCACGGCCGCCGACGTCGACGCGCACGCGCTCGAGACGCTGGCCGCGGATCTCGCGAGCGCGGGCGCGGCCGTCGCCATGCCGCCCGGGCCCGCTGCGAGCGGCACCAACGCGGTCGCCGCGAACGCGGCCGTGCTGCTGCTCAACGCCGTCGTGGGCGCGGTCGGCTCGCGCGTGCGCATTCCCGCGCAGCCCGATCCCGCGCCGAACGCGAGCTACGCCGAGGTGCAGCGGCTCGTCGACGCGATGAGCGCCGGCCACGTCGCCGTGCTCGTCGTGCACGACGCGAACCCGCTCTACTCGCTGCCCGCGAGCAGCGGCTTCGCGCAGGCCCTCGCCAAGGTCGGAACGGTCGTGTCGCTCGCGCCGCTCGCGGACGAGACGTCGCAGGCCGCGCACCTCGTGCTGCCCGATCACACGCCGCTCGAGTCGTGGGGCGACGCCGCACCGCGCGCGGGCGTGCGCTCGCTCGTGCAGCCGACGGTGCGCCCGCTGCAGGACACGAAGGCGATCGGCGACGTGTTCCTCGCGCTCGGTCGCGCGCTCGGCGCGGACGTGCCGGCGGGCGACACGCGCTCGATCCTCGAGGCGGCCTGGGGCGGGGCGGCGAGTCTCCGCCAGGCGCTCGCGCGCGGCGGGCGCTTCGGCGCCTCCGACGCGGGCGGTGCGACCGTCCAGCCTTCGGCGGCGGCCGCGGTGTCGGCGCCGTCGACGCTCTCGGGCCGCGGCGAGTACACGCTCGTCGCCTACCCGCACTCGACGATCGGCGACGGCTCGGGCGCCGCGCTGCCGTGGATGCAGGAGATCCCGGACCCGGTCACGAAGCTCTCGTGGCGCTCGTGGGCCGAGGTGAGCAAGGCGACGGCGACGTCGCTCGGCCTGAAGTTCGGCGACATCGTCGAGGTGACGACCGACGCGGGCGCGATCGAGCTGCCGGTCTATCCGCGCGGCGGCGTGCGCGACGACGTCGTCGCGATCGCGGTCGGGCAGGGGCACACGGTCGGTCACTACGCGTCGCTCGCCGGCGACGGCCAGCCCGGCGTCGCGCGCGGTGCGAGCGTCATCGCGGTGCTGCCCGCGGCGACGGACGAGAAGGGCGGGCGCGCGTGGCTCGCGACGAAGGCGTCGCTGCGCCGGACGGGCGCCTTCCAGCGCATCGCGCTCTCGCAGTGGACGGACAACCAGCGCGGACGCGGCCTCGCGCCGACGGTCTCGCTCGCGGCGCTCGCCGGTCACGACGACCACCACGGCGGACACCACGAGCTCCTCGTGCCGTACGACCGCGGCCAGGACGCGCACCCGGACGAGCCGTACCGCTGGGGCATGACGATCGACAACGATCGCTGCACCGGCTGCAGCGCGTGCATCGCCGCCTGCTACGTCGAGAACAACGTCGCGATCGTGGGCGAGGCCAACGCGCTCAAGCACCGCGAGATGACGTGGATCCGCATCGAGCGCTACGTCGGCGACGGCGACCGCGAGGGCGGCGAGGAGCGCCGGCCGGTGCCCGACCGCGAGGAGCTCGGTCGCACCGACGTCCGCCACGCGCCGATGCTCTGCCAGCACTGCGGTGCGGCGCCGTGCGAGTCGGTGTGTCCGGTGATCGCGACGTACCACTCGCCCGACGGCCTGAACGGCATGATCTACAACCGCTGCGTGGGGACGCGCTACTGCGCGAACAACTGCGTCTACAAGGTCCGGCGGTTCAACTACTTCGACTACGGCAACGACAACTGGCCCGGTCTCCTCTCGCTCATGCTGAACCCCGACGTCACCGTGCGGCAGCAGGGCGTGATGGAGAAGTGCACGTTCTGCGTGCAGCGCATCCACCTCGCGAAGCAGCCGCGCAAGGACGCCGGCCAGATCCTGCAGGACGGCGACGTCGTCACCGCGTGCCAGCAGTCGTGCCCGACCGGCGCGATCACGTTCGGCAACACGCGCGACGCGAAGGCCGCCGTCAACGCGAAGGCGAAGCAGGCGGACAAGCGCGCCTACCACTCGCTCCACGTGCTCAACACCCGGCCCGGCATCACCTACCTCGCGCAGGTGACGCGCGATTCCGAGGAGTCCCACGCATGA